One genomic window of Dama dama isolate Ldn47 chromosome 7, ASM3311817v1, whole genome shotgun sequence includes the following:
- the LOC133059126 gene encoding olfactory receptor 2J3-like, translated as MTTKKMNATSEGYFVLLGFSNWPHLEVVLFVVVLVFYLMTLTGNLFIIILSYLDSHLHTPMYFFLSNLSFLDLCYTTSFIPQLLINLWGPGKTISYTGCMIQLYFVLALGCTECVLLMVMSYDRYAAVCRPLHYSVLMYPRFCHLLAVACWVSGFTNSALHSFFTFLVPLCGHRQVDHFFCEVPALLQLSCVDTRANELSLMVTSSIFVLIPLILILSSYGAIAWAVVRMQSTTGLQKVFGMCGAHLMVVSLFFIPVMCIYLQPPTGNSQDQGKFIALFYTVVTPSLNPLIYTLRNKDVRGAVKRLMG; from the coding sequence ATGACCACGAAAAAAATGAATGCAACCTCTGAAGGCTACTTTGTTCTACTGGGTTTTTCTAATTGGCCTCATCTGGAAGTAGTTCTCTTTGTGGTTGTCTTGGTGTTCTACTTGATGACATTGACAGGCAACCTGTTTATCATTATCTTGTCATACCTGGATTCCCATCTCCATACCcctatgtacttcttcctctcaaATCTCTCTTTTCTGGATCTCTGCTACACCACCAGCTTCATCCCTCAGTTGCTGATCAACCTCTGGGGTCCAGGAAAAACCATCTCTTACACTGGTTGCATGATTCAACTTTATTTTGTCCTCGCACTGGGATGCACAGAATGTGTGCTACTAATGGTCATGTCCTATGACCGTTATGCAGCTGTGTGTAGACCCTTGCATTACTCTGTCCTCATGTACCCTCGTTTCTGCCATCTGTTGGCTGTGGCTTGTTGGGTAAGTGGCTTTACCAACTCAGCACTTCATTCCTTCTTTACATTTTTGGTACCCCTGTGTGGACATCGCCAAGTGGACCATTTCTTCTGTGAAGTTCCAGCACTGCTTCAACTGTCATGTGTTGATACCCGTGCTAATGAGCTGTCCCTCATGGTCACAAGCTCCATTTTTGTTCTCATACCTCTCATCCTCATTCTCAGCTCCTATGGTGCCATTGCCTGGGCAGTGGTGAGGATGCAGTCAACAACTGGACTCCAGAAAGTCTTTGGGATGTGTGGAGCCCATCTTATGGTCGTATCCctttttttcattccagtcaTGTGCATATACCTCCAGCCACCAACAGGAAATTCTCAAGATCAAGGCAAGTTCATTGCCCTCTTTTATACTGTTGTCACACCTAGCCTCAACCCTCTAATCTACACCCTCAGAAACAAAGATGTAAGAGGGGCAGTAAAGAGATTAATGGGGTGA
- the LOC133059293 gene encoding olfactory receptor 10C1-like: MSFNCSLWQDNSMSVKYFAFTKFSEVAEQCFLLFTLILFMFLASLTGNALIALAIWTNPALHTPMYFFLANLSLLEIGYTCSTIPKMLQNLVSEARGISREGCATQMFFFTLFGISECCLLAAMAFDRYMAICSPLHYATRMSRGVCGHLAMVSWGVGCTVGLGQTTYIFSLDFCGPCEIDHFFCDLPPILALACGDTSHNEAAVFVAAILCISSPFLLIIASYGRILAAVLVMPSPEGRRKALSTCSSHLLVVTLFYGSASVTYLRPKASHSPGVDKLLALFYTVVTSMLNPIIYSLRNKEVKTALRRTLGKKNVLTHG, encoded by the coding sequence ATGAGTTTCAATTGTTCTTTGTGGCAAGACAACAGCATGTCGGTGAAATACTTTGCATTTACCAAATTCTCTGAGGTCGCCGAACAGTGCTTCCTTTTATTTACCCTCATCCTATTCATGTTTTTAGCATCACTTACAGGCAATGCTCTGATAGCTCTTGCCATCTGGACCAATCCGGCCCTCCATACCCCTATGTACTTCTTCCTGGCCAACTTGTCTCTCTTGGAGATTGGATACACTTGCTCTACCATACCCAAGATGCTGCAGAACCTTGTGAGTGAGGCCCGAGGAATCTCTCGGGAGGGATGTGCTACACAGATGTTTTTCTTTACATTATTTGGTATCAGTGAGTGCTGTCTTTTGGCAGCCATGGCTTTTGATCGCTATATGGCCATATGCTCCCCACTTCACTATGCAACACGAATGAGTCGTGGAGTGTGTGGCCATTTAGCAATGGTTTCTTGGGGAGTGGGTTGCACAGTAGGCTTGGGCCAAACCACCTATATTTTCTCTTTAGACTTCTGTGGCCCCTGTGAAATAGACCACTTCTTCTGTGACCTCCCGCCTATCCTGGCACTAGCCTGTGGAGATACATCCCATAATGAGGCGGCAGTCTTTGTTGCAGCCATTCTTTGCATTTCCAGTCCATTTTTATTAATCATTGCTTCTTATGGCAGAATTCTAGCTGCTGTGTTGGTCATGCCCTCCCCTGAAGGACGTCGAAAAGCTCTTTCCACCTGTTCTTCCCACCTACTGGTAGTAACACTCTTCTATGGCTCAGCATCTGTCACCTACTTGAGACCCAAGGCTAGCCATTCACCTGGGGTAGATAAACTCCTGGCCCTCTTCTATACTGTGGTGACATCCATGCTCAACCCTATCATCTACAGCTTACGAAACAAGGAAGTCAAGACAGCTCTTCGGAGAACTCTGGGCAAGAAAAATGTTTTGACTCACGGGTAG